The sequence TTGGCCAGGCAGACAATCTGGTTAAACTCCCAGCCCGACTCGTAGATTTGAATAGCCAGTTTTTCAATATCGCGGTGGTAGTCGTCCCAACTTACATAAAAATCAGCCATGCCCCTTCTCCCATGAATAGCCCCCGCCCCCAAAAACGTCCCTAAAAACAAGGCGTTGCCCTGCCCCGATTTAAGCGCAGTGGTGGAGTTTTGCCCACGGTCGCGCTACAGTTCCTAAGCTGGACTCGGTGTAGGGCAATCTGCGATGGGGAAATAATACACTGAGGACGCCCATTGAATTGTTGATTCTGGTGGTGATCCACCAAGCAGGTTCCCTATGGCTCCAAATATTTCGCCCTCGGGCACTAATTCACCTGCCCCCGATAAGTTTTCGCTCTGGGGCAAGCTGGCCTTTGGGGCCGGAGACATTGGCCCTGGCATGACCGCCAACCTGCTGGCATTTTCGTTCTTAATTTTTTTGACCACTGCTGCCGGGCTGAGCCCGGTAGCCGCCGGCTCCGTGCTGGCCATTGGGCGGATCTGGGATGCGGTAAACGATCCGTTTATTGGCTATCTCAGCGATAAAACTCGTACTCGCTGGGGTCGCCGCTACCCTTGGATTGTGCTGGGAGCCATTCCCTTTGGGGTGACTTTCTTTCTCACCTGGGTAGTACCGGGGTGGGAGAGCGATACCGCCCGGTTTTGGTACTACGTGGTGATGTCGCTGCTGTTTCAGGTGTTTTACACGGTGGTAAACCTGCCCTACACCACCCTCACCGCTGAACTCACCAAAGACTACGACGAACGCACTGAGCTGACGGCCTTTCGGCTGGGGTCGTCGCTGTTTGGAGCGATCGCCGCCCTGGGCCTGGGTCTAGTGATCACCCAGGTAATTGCCGACCAGCGCCAGCAGTATTTAGTTTTGGGGGGCATCTGCTCGGTGCTGGCGGTGCTGCCGCTGCTGTGGTGCGTCTGGGGCACCTATCCCTACGCGGTACAGCGCAACGCCCTCCAGCCCGCCGACACAGAGGAAGCAGCACTGCCCTTTCTGCAGCAGATCAAAGTGGTCTTTGCCAACCGGGCTTTTATGTTTGTGGTAGGCATTTACCTGTTTGCCTGGCTGGCCCTACAAATGACCGCCAGCATTATTCCCTTCTACGCTACGTTTTGGATGGGCCTAGACTCTTACTTTTTGG is a genomic window of Nodosilinea sp. E11 containing:
- a CDS encoding MFS transporter; its protein translation is MAPNISPSGTNSPAPDKFSLWGKLAFGAGDIGPGMTANLLAFSFLIFLTTAAGLSPVAAGSVLAIGRIWDAVNDPFIGYLSDKTRTRWGRRYPWIVLGAIPFGVTFFLTWVVPGWESDTARFWYYVVMSLLFQVFYTVVNLPYTTLTAELTKDYDERTELTAFRLGSSLFGAIAALGLGLVITQVIADQRQQYLVLGGICSVLAVLPLLWCVWGTYPYAVQRNALQPADTEEAALPFLQQIKVVFANRAFMFVVGIYLFAWLALQMTASIIPFYATFWMGLDSYFLAALLVQGTAILMMVVVNYLSRRLGKQEVFYIGIGTWIIAQIALFFVQPGQVAALYLLCIVISFGVATAYVVPWAMLPDVIELDEIKTGQRREGIFYAFMTLLQKVGLALGLFLVSLALQFSGFVSEATQQPDSALLAIRIFIGPVPMVLLAMSMLLTRFYPITRQMHAEMLLQLAERDRQQEQGGMEG